A genomic stretch from Lathyrus oleraceus cultivar Zhongwan6 chromosome 2, CAAS_Psat_ZW6_1.0, whole genome shotgun sequence includes:
- the LOC127118780 gene encoding synaptonemal complex protein 1, with amino-acid sequence MQKRGFPISTSLDKFKSLYGTTSGTVKPLSSLSARQTSDSVSSGSFANLKLTAEKLVKEQASVKTDLDIANTKLKKSLEHIRALEEKLQNAFNDNAKLKVKQKEDEKLWKGLESKFSSTKTLCDQLTETLQQLAGIVQDAEKDKETLENKLSASSEALESLNKQMDGLSLKLDSTQEIIKSRDNELEMLKFSAKEREKFHSDEKCRAANVIQEKDTMIKSLEDMLTSSRLDTETLNSKLGELHLQLKVKDEEITNRIACQQKLDKEKSDLQLCNADLTEKLGKSLQEIKNLEGSLQSMATHLLNLDKESLNLVSKFNEMDSLYTSCFTLVQHERDTFSKHAQNQYDELHNKFSVLSSENDGIHMINQELSNSLNDLRKVQESTLAQYTEDCRLSAEKIQRLELEAEDSISKKAEAEVTISKLEEKAEALLESVRSSENQMQGLLLKISALETESKENMERMQVDILKKSEEIDTLQKERMKVEEHADTFDKEVIQLRKVLEEKEQCILHHKEQEKNLEDQITENRSLLTASESKLAEARNQYNQMVEDKKLELSKHLKEISQRNDQAINDIKRKYELEKKEIVNMEKDKADKAIAEIEGRRDQKLAECKEESRQQLIHIQEEHTKLVTHMQQEHDKRQLCLQAEHSEQLKRTQLQAENELREKTTFMRKDHEAQIKALRCELEDECRKLEEELHLQKSKEDRQRALLQLQWKVMSDKPKEDQEVNSKQEYSVSSIKRRSSFGGKVNQHEVESPYLEEIEAPVPKLSKKVENVKAGNAGGIPKHHRKVTRREYEVETSNGRTITKKRKTRSTVLFEDPRKQKINTPKTNTPRTVVKSMRAEGHPRPSTIGDLFSEGSLNPYADDPYAFD; translated from the exons ATGCAGAAGCGAGGATTTCCAATCTCCACGAGCCTCGACAAATTCAAATCACTGTACGGCACCACATCGGGAACTGTGAAGCCATTATCATCGCTCTCTGCGCGTCAAACTTCAGATTCCGTTTCATCGGGGAGTTTCGCGAATCTGAAGCTAACTGCAG AGAAATTGGTGAAAGAGCAAGCATCGGTGAAGACTGATCTTGATATTGCG AATACTAAGCTAAAGAAATCTCTGGAGCATATCCGTGCATTAGAAGAAAAACTGCAGAATGCCTTCAACGATAATGCGAAGCTCAAAGTGAAGCAGAAGGAAGATGAGAAACTATGGAAAGGACTTGAATCTAAGTTCTCATCGACTAAGACTCTGTGCGATCAACTTACTGAGACTCTACAACAGTTGGCTGGTATAGTTCAGGATG CTGAGAAAGATAAAGAAACATTGGAAAATAAACTCTCAGCAAGTTCAGAAGCTCTTGAGAGTTTGAACAAACAGATGGATGGTTTGTCTTTGAAGCTAGACTCTACACAGGAAATAATAAAATCTC GTGACAATGAGCTAGAGATGCTAAAGTTCTCTGCAAAAGAAAGGGAGAAGTTTCACAGCGATGAAAAGTGCAGAGCTGCCAATGTTATACAAGAGAAGG ATACCATGATAAAGAGTTTAGAAGACATGTTAACTTCTAGTAGATTGGATACAGAGACTTtgaactcaaagttgggagagcTTCACCTTCAACTAAAAGTCAAAGATGAAGAAATTACAAATCGCATAGCCTGTCAACAGAAATTGGATAAAGAAAAAAGTGATCTTCAATTATGCAATGCTGATCTTACTGAAAAGCTTGGCAAGTCACTTCAGGAAATCAAAAACCTTGAAGGATCACTTCAGTCGATGGCTACTCATTTGTTGAATTTAGACAAAGAAAGCTTGAACCTTGTGAGCAAGTTTAACGAAATGGACTCTCTCTATACTTCTTGCTTCACGTTGGTCCAGCACGAAAGAGACACTTTCTCGAAGCATGCTCAAAACCAGTATGATGAGCTTCATAATAAGTTCTCGGTCTTGTCATCTGAAAATGATGGAATTCATATGATAAATCAAGAGCTAAGCAATAGTTTGAATGATCTTCGCAAAGTCCAAGAGTCTACTTTAGCACAGTATACAGAGGATTGTCGATTATCTGCCGAGAAAATTCAGCGTTTGGAGTTAGAAGCGGAAGATTCAATCTCAAAGAAGGCAGAAGCAGAAGTAACTATTTCCAAATTAGAGGAGAAAGCTGAAGCTCTGTTAGAGAGTGTTAGATCATCGGAGAACCAAATG CAAGGCTTACTACTCAAAATTTCAGCTTTAGAGACTGAAAGCAAAGAAAATATGGAAAGAATGCAGGTGGACATATTGAAGAAGTCAGAGGAAATTGATACTCTGCAAAAGGAGAGGATGAAAGTAGAGGAACATGCAGACACTTTTGACAAAGAAGTCATACAGCTACGTAAAGTCTTAGAGGAAAAAGAACAATGCATTTTGCACCATAAGGAACAGGAAAAAAATCTGGAAGATCAAATCACAGAG AACCGGTCATTATTAACTGCTTCTGAAAGTAAACTTGCAGAAGCTAGAAATCAATATAATCAAATGGTAGAAGACAAAAAGTTGGAATTGTCAAAACATTTAAAAGAAATATCTCAGAGAAATGATCAG GCTATTAATGACATTAAAAGGAAGTATGAATTAGAGAAAAAGGAAATTGTCAACATGGAAAAAGACAAG GCTGACAAGGCTATTGCAGAAATTGAGGGAAGGCGTGACCAAAAACTTGCAGAATGCAAAGAAGAATCAAGGCAGCAGTTGATACATATTCAGGAGGAGCACACTAAGCTG GTTACTCATATGCAGCAGGAACATGATAAGAGGCAACTATGCCTGCAAGCTGAACACAGTGAACAGCTGAAGCGTACCCAACTGCAGGCTGAAAATGAACTTAGAGAG AAAACAACGTTTATGAGGAAGGACCATGAAGCTCAAATTAAAGCATTGAGGTGTGAACTTGAAGATGAGTGTCGGAAGCTGGAAGAGGAATTGCATCTCCAGAAATCCAAA GAAGACAGGCAAAGGGCTTTGCTGCAGCTGCAATGGAAAGTGATGAGTGACAAGCCAAAAGAAGACCAAGAAGTTAACTCAAAACAG GAATACTCCGTTTCATCGATTAAGAGAAGGAGTTCTTTTGGCGGGAAAGTAAATCAGCATGAAGTG GAATCTCCTTACTTAGAAGAAATAGAAGCACCAGTGCCTAAGTTGTCGAAGAAAGTGGAGAACGTAAAAGCAGGAAATGCAGGAGGCATTCCTAAGCATCATAGAAAG GTAACTCGCCGTGAATACGAAGTTGAGACTTCTAATGGAAGAACAATTACAAAGAAAAGGAAAACAAGAAGTACTGTCTTGTTTGAG GATCCAAGAAAACAAAAGATAAATACACCAAAGACAAACACCCCTAGAACTGTTGTTAAG AGTATGAGGGCTGAAGGCCATCCCCGTCCTTCAACTATCGGTGATTTATTTTCAGAGGGTTCTCTAAATCCATATGCAGATGATCCTTATGCATTTGATTAG